Proteins from one Bufo gargarizans isolate SCDJY-AF-19 chromosome 8, ASM1485885v1, whole genome shotgun sequence genomic window:
- the LOC122945622 gene encoding uncharacterized protein LOC122945622 translates to MADMITTELDIEIHAVNFYTDSKIVLGYIHNASKRFYTYVTNRVTRIRKSTSPDQWHHISTDKNPADHGTRLVSAAVLKQTNWFVGPSFLGKPEIKETTQVETFQLIEPDQDKEVRPQVAVCKTLVTRDSLGAHRFERFSRWKSLTRAIGKLICLARYSSRATNTDQRSNDHLEQAKVAIIKCVQQEVFKEEIQNLLKKEEISRHSSLKKLNPILDEDGVLRIGGRLSAADMTIQERHPFIIPKNHHIALLLVRHYHEQVAHQGRHFTEGAVRSAGLWIIGGLDVFGPWNISSRKTRGGSAESKRWAVLFSCVSTRAVHIEVIESLSTSSFINALRRFFSIRRPVKLIRSDRGTNFIGACKELKIISTDYETGSYLQDQGCTWTFNPPHASHMGGAWERMIGVACRILDAMLLKVGSTRLTHEALTTLMAEVVAIMNARPLVPVSTDPEMPSVLTPAMLLTQKMEPVTAPTGDFDLKYLYTKQWRQVQSYADIFWKRWRQEYLVTLQPRKKWQDDKPNLQVGDIVLLKDTQAHRNEWPIGLIVGTDPSGDARVRKVEVRIVRQGIPKVYARPISEVVLLLSKG, encoded by the exons ATGGCAGACATGATTACGACTGAACTGGACATTGAGATCCATGCAGTGAACTTTTATACGGACAGCAAGATTGTGTTAGGATATATTCACAACGCTTCAAAAAGATTTTACACATACGTGACCAACAGAGTGACACGTATCAGAAAGTCTACAAGTCCAGATCAGTGGCATCACATCAGCACGGACAAGAACCCAGCGGATCATGGGACAAGATTGGTGTCAGCCGCTGTACTCAAGCAAACTAACTGGTTCGTAGGTCCATCGTTTCTTGGTAAGCCAGAAATCAAAGAGACTACTCAGGTAGAGACCTTTCAGCTCATAGAACCAGATCAAGACAAAGAGGTAAGACCTCAAGTTGCAGTGTGCAAGACTTTAGTTACCAGAGACAGTCTGGGCGCCCATAGATTTGAAAGGTTTTCCAGATGGAAGTCACTGACTCGTGCAATCGGAAAACTTATCTGTCTAGCCAGATACTCCTCCAGAGCTACTAATACTGATCAACGTAGCAACGACCATCTTGAACAAGCCAAGGTCGCGATCATCAAATGCGTCCAGCAGGAAGTCTTTAAAGAAGAAATTCAAAACCTTCTGAAAAAGGAAGAGATTTCTCGACACAGTTCGCTCAAGAAGTTGAACCCTATCCTCGACGAAGACGGAGTACTAAGAATTGGAGGTCGTTTGTCGGCAGCGGATATGACTATCCAAGAGAGACATCCCTTCATCATACCTAAGAATCATCACATCGCTCTTCTTCTGGTAAGACACTATCACGAGCAAGTTGCACATCAAGGACGACACTTCACTGAAGGAGCAGTAcggtcagcaggattgtggatcaTAGGAG GTCTAGACGTTTTTGGACCATGGAACATCTCTTCTCGCAAGACTAGAGGAGGCAGTGCCGAAAGTAAACGTTGGGCTGTTCTGTTCTCTTGCGTGAGTACTAGAGCAGTTCATATTGAAGTGATTGAATCTTTATCCACTTCAAGTTTCATCAATGCCTTGAGAAGATTCTTCTCTATCAGAAGACCAGTGAAATTGATTCGTTCAGACCGCGGCACAAACTTTATTGGGGCCTGCAAGGAGTTGAAAATCATCTCTACAGACTATGAAACAGGTTCCTATCTTCAAGATCAAGGATGCACTTGGACTTTTAATCCTCCACACGCATCGCATATGGGAGGAGCATGGGAGAGGATGATTGGAGTAGCTTGTCGTATTCTGGATGCCATGCTCCTGAAGGTTGGGTCTACTCGCCTCACTCATGAAGCTTTGACTACACTAATGGCTGAAGTCGTGGCCATTATGAACGCCAGACCTTTGGTTCCAGTGTCTACAGATCCAGAGATGCCATCAGTCTTGACACCCGCAATGCTGCTGACCCAGAAGATGGAACCAGTGACAGCTCCCACTGGAGACTTTGACCTCAAGTACTTGTATACTAAGCAATGGAGACAAGTTCAAAGCTATGCGGACATTTTCTGGAAGAGGTGGAGACAGGAATACCTGGTGACACTCCAGCCACGCAAGAAATGGCAAGATGACAAACCCAACTTACAAGTTGGAGACATTGTCTTATTAAAAGACACTCAGGCCCACAGGAACGAATGGCCTATTGGACTCATTGTGGGGACTGATCCTAGTGGTGATGCTAGAgttagaaaagttgaagttagaaTTGTTAGACAGGGCATTCCCAAGGTGTATGCTAGGCCAATTTCTGAAGTAGTTTTACTTCTGTCCAAAGGTTAG